In the Ictidomys tridecemlineatus isolate mIctTri1 chromosome 10, mIctTri1.hap1, whole genome shotgun sequence genome, TGGGAAGTGGCTCGTGTCAGAGAGGGTGGGTCTGAGCTCCAGCCTGTGTGTGAGAAGTGAGCCAGGAGGCATGGGGACCTCTGGGAGACACTCAGGGGGCTGGATGAGGGGAGCACCTACATTTTTTACTTATGTCTTAGAGTACTacttagcttttaaaaatcagagcatATATTACTGTCATCACTAAAAAGGCAAAATGTGGTAAGTAGTCTATTTTCCCCTTGTTCTGCCTCTTTGAAACACAGGAGTGATGCTGGGATTCTTTTGGGATTGGTTCTGGTAAAAAGGAACCACATTTTGGTTTCTTGGCTATCCTGCCAAATAGTTCATCCCAAATAGTTTTCCCAGACAAATCCATGATTACTGGGTCTTTCTGCCTATAATGAGACCAGTGCTGGCCTTTGTCTTTGTGACCTTCCACCCTGCCTCTTCTGCTCATAACCCCAACTGATTGGATTTAGACAGTACCAGAAAGGGCCTGCCTGCTTAGGGCACACAAGAGGAGAGCTGGGACTGCTGGCACTAGCCAGGAGGGGTGGCCAGGGCTCTCGACCACCTCAGGGCACAGTTGAAGCCAAAGCCAACCTGTCCAGCCTCAGTAAGCCTTCTACTCATTCCTTTAAAATGTGACACAAGTGTCATTGCAGGAAATGGGGAAAACATAAGAAAGAAAGTGGAAATCACCTGCCACCCAGACTTCTCTGTGCAGGATTGTGTTTATATCCTCATTCTGTAAGATATGGTGCCAGGCACAGCggccacacctgtgatcccagtgactcaggaggctgaggtaggagggttgtgagttcaggccagcctgggcaactcagcaaggtgctaaggacttggcaagactctgtctcaaagtaaaaagggctgggatgtagctcagtggtaaagtgcccctgggttcaattccctgtaccggGGAGAAAAAATCATCATCCTGTGCACAGCACTCAGCCGTCTCTAGCCCTGAGCTTCACTATCTGACCACCCATCATACCTGTGAAGTGCACTTctgctattttcattttctgcatGACTGTTATGCCTTACCTTGTCGGCTTTCCCAGTGAGTGTCGGCCCACCATATAGTTGTTCCTGGCTCTCAGCAGTGCTGAGCTGCCCCCTGACAGGGGAGTCTTTGGGCTCCGACTCGGATTGCCACACTAGAGCTTGCTATGATGCTTCAGGGGGCACTGACCCCCCCCCCAAGCCACCCCTCTCCTTGCAGCAAACGATAGGCTAGGTCCCTGTGCCTGAGCAACAGAGCTTACACCTAGGTATGTGTTAATTTATTGTAAGTCTTACCATTTTTTGCCCACCCATCTGGCTCAGGTTGGTCAGTTCTTCATAGGGGTGCCTGGCCTGGGGGTTTCCCCTCTGGGCTAGAGGGGTTCCTCCTAGATGTGGATGCGGCCCTGTTCTAGGCCTGCTATCCAAAGGATAGGGCCTTTGTCTCAAGGAGACCTGGGGCCACACTGGTCTTGCAGAAACGAGAGGGTGTGTTGGAGGGGAAGGCTCTGAGCCCTGGCCCTGAGGTGCACACTGCCCTTGCCTACACTCTCAGCCCTTGCCTGTCCTCTGTCATATGCAGCTTTGTGGCTCTCTGGGTGGGTTCAGAGTGCTGATGAATACTGTGGTGGCTGGGCGCCTGCTGGAGAGCCATGAGGGTGTCACTGCTGAGAGATACTCAGGGCAGGTGAGACAGCCCAGAGCTGAGCTCCTGCTAATTGATCTCTAAGGGATGTAGCAGAAAAGACCCCATAGCAGATCCTGCTCAGCTTGGTTGCGGGGAGCCCTCATGAAAACCTGCTCCTGTAGCAACTAACACCCTGCTCTGCAGATTTCTGGTTGGAAGACTCAGAAATGCCTCTGTTAAGCTCTGCTCAGCCCCCAAGTACTCCAGGGGCAGAGTTCACTGCTAGACTGACTGCAAGGACACTCAGCTCCCATCTTGCAGCTCTGTGGCCACATAGCCCAGACCTGGGTGTGTTGCAGCTTAGCTTCTGTAATGTTTGAATGGTTTCAGAGTAAAGCCTGTGCTGTGCCTGGAGATCAGAAATTGAAGACATctcaggggtgggagggagtAGCATCTGAGCCACCCCCTCTTACAGAAGGTTTCCTTCAGGTCCCCTCCTCAACTGCCCCCTTGTTTGGCAGCAGGTACATTTCCCATCTGATGTTCATGCTAGTAACCCACGAAGTCTGCTGTGCCAGTGTTCCTGGGTCCACGCTTAGGTGACCTCTGTAGGTGACCTCTATATGTCTCCCTTGCAGGGGATCCTTTTGGTATATGACATCACAAACCGCTGGTCCTTTGATGGCATTGACCGGTGGATCAAAGAGATTGATGAGGTAGGTGTGGGTCTGCACCCCTGCAGGGGAAGGCACAGGACTAGGCTGTACCCAGGTATATTGCCTGCTATGACCACTCCATAGCTTGTGGGTGATGGGGGGGGTCTGCTCAAGACTGAGGGGTTGGTGTGTCCTGAGATTTGCCTCTGAATACTGTGTCTCTCCAACCCAAGCATGCACCTGGGGTCCCCCGGATCCTTGTTGGGAACCGGCTGCATCTGGCCTTCAAGCGGCAAGTCCCAACCGAGCAGGCCCGAGCCTATGCGGAGAAGAACTGCATGACGTTCTTTGAGGTCAGCCCCCTGTGCAACTTCAATGTCATTGAATCCTTCACCGAACTCTCACGCATTGTGCTTATGCGGCATGGAATGGAGAAGATCTGGAGGCCCAATCGAGGTGGGTGGCAATGTGGGGGTGGAGCTGAGAGTGCTGGGGGGAAAATGGGAAGGATCCTCCAGAGCCACAGTCCCCTTATGCTACATGCAGTGAGCAGTTCTGCATGTGGGGTCCCTCTGGAGTTTTGCAGTGTTCTGCCTGCCCTATTCCATACCTCGACCAGAAACCACGGGAGATGGGGCCATTGACCCGTGCTTCCTGGCAGTTGGCTGCTGGGCAAACGGGTGGTCACAGTGGAGCCCAAACCCCTCCCTTCTTAACAGGAGCCATAGAGAACCTTCTTGTACCCTGGGCCTACTCTGCCACAGGAGCATCTGCAGATTGTGCAGACCTGAGCTGGGTGCCGCCAGGCTGGGCTGAGTTGCACTCTTACCAGAGCTACGGGAGGGGCTGCAGAGTGGCTCCAAGAGCAAGTCAGCTTCTGCCCCACCACGGCTTCTAGGGCTGCTGGTCTCGCAGCAGCACCTTGCAGTGCACTCCATTCTAagagggaaggcaggagggagcCACTCTTTGCATGGTGTCTGTGgtgggaggctgagggcagggccCTGTCCTGGTTGGGAGAGGGCAGCTCCTCAGCACATATCTTAGTGGGCCTCTTGGCCCCCATCTGATTCCCCCTGCCACAGTGTTCAGCCTACAGGACCTCTGCTGCCGTGCCATtgtctcctgcaccccagtgcaCCTCATTGACAAGCTTCCACTACCCGTTACCATCAAGAGCCACCTCAAGTCCTTCTCCATGGCTAACGGCATGAATGCCGTCATGATGCATGGTCGCTCCTACTCCCTGGCCAGTGGAGCTGGAGGCAGCAGTAGCAAGGGCAACAGTCTCAAGAGGTCCAAGTCCATCCGCCCGCCCCAGAGCCCTCCCCAGAACTGTTCTCGGAGCAACTGCAAGATCTCCTAGCAGGCCAGCAGGCACCACTCTGCAGACTCGGGGAGGCTCAGTGGTGGAAGAGCGCTCCCGGGCAGGAAGACTTGGCCACACAGCCTGTTTCAGAAGCGTCCGGTTCTCCTCCACACCCAGCTAGGTGGAGGGGAGAGCACACTCCATGGATGAGGCCCAGAGGCCTTTGAGTAGCTGGGCTGCTGGTGCTACGGAGACCCTGGTCTGAATCAACCCCAGACTCCAGGCTGCCTGGGCTTGGGCCAGGAGGGAGCCTGGCTCCCCTTCCTTATTTATATAGAGAACATTTTGCctgttttgtacattttttaaaaggctgtcaGGGAAGATGGATGCATCTGTGTGGTGAGCTTGCCTCTTGACGCCACAGCAGCCATGAGGAGGGCCCATACATCTGGGGAAAGAGGGGCTTGAGGAGTGATGGCAGGAGGTGCAGTTGGAACAGGAGTTCTTTAGATTTACATCCAATTTGCCTGGGATGTTGGCACTGCCCATGCCAGTGAGAAACAGGGTACCCCAGAAGCATCTGGCAGAGGTCTTGGCCCAGCATATAACTCTGGAGATCAGTGTGCTGGGCATAGGCAAGGATGTGTGACTTACAGGAAAGGGGAGAAGCAGGGTGTGAGGGACCCCCCTCAGCCATTCCAGGGTCCCTGCCTGCTATAACTGGGCACCCTCGGTAATATTCACTACATAGATCAGGTCTCCAGGTCAAGGAGGTCTATAGAGCCTTCTGTAGATCTGCGAGTGACACTGGAGTGACAGTGTTGGCATCTGAACCTCCAGACACTGCCAGGACTTGTTTTCCCAGCAGCTCGTCCTCATCTATGGTGCCCTTTTGCCTGTGAGGTCACATGCTACTGGAACCTCTTTGACCTGTTTCTTAGTGGTACTGCCTGGACAGCAGCCTTGTCTGCACCTTGGGCCCCTCTGGAGGACCTCCCAGCAGCCCTTGTGCCGGTGCACAGTGTCCTTATCCTCACCCCATGAAGCCATGGCCTGGTCCTTCTCAGTGCTGCCCCCTTGCCTGGCACCCCCACCCTCAGCCTCACTGGTGCTCAACTCTACCTCCTGCCCTAGGGCCCCAGCCACCAAGGAGCCCTCCCTGGGCTGGGACCCCTCTCTCTGGGTCCTTCATAGTGCACGTGGTACAGGACAGTCCTGCTGCAGGTGTTTCAGGACACCGGTGGACATGCAGACGCAGCACCATGGCTGTACTGGGAGATGGCTCCTGTGCTGGGGAGCTTGTGTCAGGGGTGGCTCCACCATCTCCCAACCCCAGCAGCCCTGTTGCTGCCAGCAGTGCCCTTTTCTCTGGAGTTATGAACAGAGCTACACAGACTTCATTTTGAGGAGCTGGACAGTCCCACGTGCACCATATCAACACTACCCTCACTGCTGCTGGACCCTGCATTCCTGTGTCCTTTGAGCTGTTCTTCCGTTTCTTTGTACAGTAAATGTAACTCAGCTGTGCCCTCCCTGTTGGTTTTGTAAGGTCAGTCCGATTTTATGGGctgtggtgggggtgggtgggtctGGCAGTGGTGCCCTACACAGGGACGACCACAGCTTTGTGCCTGCCCATCTGAGCCCCAGCTTTTTTGAGCCCTTTGTCTTCAGGAGCTGACCTTGATGACCTGTAGGCACACTAGGTTTGCATACCTGTAAACGAGGGCTGAGGGTGGGCTGGGCTGGCCTGGTCTGTGCACAGTGTACAAGTCCTAGGGAAACGCCTCCTCATGTGGAGCCCTTATTTCCAGCATCCACAGTTTGCCACAGTTTCAGGAACCCCCAAGGGTGGGACTCTGCTGAGTCCTGCTCAGCCAGGGGTGAGTCATGTCCTGGAGGTCAGACCTGAGCAGGATAAGAATGCTGTACTCTGCAGATGTACTCCAGGGACACATGCTGCTCCTTGGGAGTGGTCTAGGCCTTGGGCACCCCGACACTGGGGCTGCCAGGCTGCAGTGAGCTCCTGTCCTGACCCCATCTGTAGGCTGGCCTAGCCACCCACCCCTCATTATCAGGGGCCAGCACCCCATAGCTCCTGGGTAAGTCAGGAGACATTGGCGCCTGGCAGCCATCTCTTGGTTCCATTCTGGCCAGACCAAGCTCTTTATTACCCTGCCTCCTGGGTCAGGAGGTCAGACTCAGGGCTACTTCCTGGGGCCCCCAGACCTCTGGAGCCTCAGAAGGGTTTGGAAGGGCAAATTCCAAGCGGCCCTTTGTCCTGCCAGGAGCCTTTGATCTCCCCAGTGGAGGAGGGGCCTCCAGCCCAGCTGGCCCCCAGGTCAGGCCAGGcagctgggggcagggagagacTCCTGGGTGCTTGCGGGCCCTGGGTAGTTTGTAGGACTTTGCTCGTTTAGGGCCCTTGGACTTGGCCATCCCTATGGACCCTGGGTGGATACCCATGTGGAGCCATATCCTGGTGCTGGGCAGGCCTCACTTATGCCCTTCCTTGCTCAGCCCAGGAAGGGCCTGGGCCAAGGCCAGAACCAGAGCCAGAGGCTCCAGCAAATTGGGTATCTCTGGGAATGCAAAGTTCTGTGTCGTCTCAAGACCTGAGCTGCCAAGGCCTCACCCCTGCAGATTCCACATGTACTTCAAC is a window encoding:
- the Rab40c gene encoding ras-related protein Rab-40C isoform X1, with the protein product MGTQGSPVKSYDYLLKFLLVGDSDVGKGEILESLQDGAAESPYAYSNGIDYKTTTILLDGRRVKLELWDTSGQGRFCTIFRSYSRGAQGILLVYDITNRWSFDGIDRWIKEIDEHAPGVPRILVGNRLHLAFKRQVPTEQARAYAEKNCMTFFEVSPLCNFNVIESFTELSRIVLMRHGMEKIWRPNRVFSLQDLCCRAIVSCTPVHLIDKLPLPVTIKSHLKSFSMANGMNAVMMHGRSYSLASGAGGSSSKGNSLKRSKSIRPPQSPPQNCSRSNCKIS
- the Rab40c gene encoding ras-related protein Rab-40C isoform X2, with the protein product MGTQGSPVKSYDYLLKFLLVGDSDVGKGEILESLQDGAAESPYAYSNGIDYKTTTILLDGRRVKLELWDTSGQGRFCTIFRSYSRGAQGILLVYDITNRWSFDGIDRWIKEIDEHAPGVPRILVGNRLHLAFKRQVPTEQARAYAEKNCMTFFEVSPLCNFNVIESFTELSRIVLMRHGMEKIWRPNRGAIENLLVPWAYSATGASADCADLSWVPPGWAELHSYQSYGRGCRVAPRASQLLPHHGF
- the Rab40c gene encoding ras-related protein Rab-40C isoform X3 — encoded protein: MGLGDGGIDYKTTTILLDGRRVKLELWDTSGQGRFCTIFRSYSRGAQGILLVYDITNRWSFDGIDRWIKEIDEHAPGVPRILVGNRLHLAFKRQVPTEQARAYAEKNCMTFFEVSPLCNFNVIESFTELSRIVLMRHGMEKIWRPNRVFSLQDLCCRAIVSCTPVHLIDKLPLPVTIKSHLKSFSMANGMNAVMMHGRSYSLASGAGGSSSKGNSLKRSKSIRPPQSPPQNCSRSNCKIS